In Penicillium oxalicum strain HP7-1 chromosome I, whole genome shotgun sequence, a single window of DNA contains:
- a CDS encoding Efflux pump FUBT, whose protein sequence is MNFLERALPFPFTKRPDARLPLDEKPCLDEDGYVCFAPDDVENPQNWSKRRRGGMTFVAVVLAINATFASSSPSGCLSSMSSHFGVSQEAAGLTITLFLLGYCAGPLIFAPLSELYGRRWILYGSFTGYIAFNFLCAWPPNFGALLVGRYLSATFISTLLSNTPGMFSDIWNPLQRTNAMACFATTIWIGPALGPVTAGFLELKKDWRWSFYVLLWLGGASFLAMLTIPETYAPVILTHRARRIRSQKLAGFENVRAPAEDDERTLHDTLKVALTRPWIILFDPISLLVAVYMSFVYILLYMMFSIYPIVFQQKRGWNAGVGELPLLGTVVGAVLGGVIVFIDTFLQQRKIARGQVRLDDSTPEDRLPLAMVGGIGFAVSMFWFAWTAEFNSIHWVVPTLAGGVLSTFVCLVFFAHLNYLVDVYQMYAASAIAANTIARAASGAAAPLFTRQMFTALGVGGGGSLVAGIATLLAIIPFLFRRYGKQIRVRSRFAPTPDEEREKRGQDEEQCSD, encoded by the exons ATGAATTTTCTTGAACGAGCATTACCATTCCCATTTACCAAGCGTCCTGATGCCAGGCTCCCCCTTGATGAGAAACCCTGTCTCGACGAGGACGGATATGTCTGTTTCGCGCCAGATGATGTCGAGAATCCTCAGAACTGGTCGAAGCGACGAAGAGGCGGCATGACCTTTGTCGCTGTTGTGTTGGCCATCAATGCCACTTTCGCCTCCAGTTCGCCCAGTGGGTGCTTATCTTCGATGTCGAGTCACTTTGGAGTCTCACAGGAGGCTGCCGGGTTGACAATCACTCTTTTTCTGCTGGGATACTGTGCCGGACCGTTGATCTTTGCTCCCTTAAGTGAGTTGTATGGCCGTCGATGGATTTTATACGGCTCATTTACCGGATATATTGCCTTCAACTTCCTGTGTGCATGGCCTCCAAACTTTGGAGCTCTGCTGGTGGGCCGATATCTGTCGGCAACTTTTATTTCCACCCTGTTGAGTAATACTCCGGGGATGTTTTCGGATATCTGGAATCCGTTACAGCGTACCAATGCGATGGCCTGCTTCGCGACGACTATCTGGATTGGACCGGCTCTCGGTCCAGTGACAGCAGGCTTCCTCGAATTGAAGAAGGATTGGCGATGGAGCTTTTACGTGCTGCTGTGGCTCGGAGGTGCaagcttcttggccatgtTAACGATTCCCGAGACTTATGCGCCGGTGATTCTGACTCACAGGGCCCGCAGAATTCGGTCACAAAAGCTCGCGGGCTTTGAGAACGTCAGGGCACctgccgaggatgacgaaCGGACCCTGCACGATACTTTGAAAGTCGCTCTGACCCGTCCGTGGATCATCCTATTTGACCCCATCTCTTTACTGGTTGCCGTTTACATGTCATTCGTGTATATTCTCTTGTACATGATGTTCTCAATCTACCCCATTGTCTTCCAGCAGAAACGGGGCTGGAATGCCGGTGTGGGGGAGCTTCCACTGCTGGGCACCGTGGTGGGGGCAGTCCTCGGGGGCGTGATCGTGTTCATAGACACTTTTCTGCAGCAGAGAAAAATCGCCAGGGGTCAGGTGAGATTGGATGATTCCACGCCGGAGGATCGTCTGCCCCTAGCAATGGTTGGTGGAATCGGATTTGCCGTCAGCATGTTCTGGTTTGCATGGACTGCTGAGTTCAA TTCTATCCACTGGGTCGTTCCCACCCTCGCGGGGGGCGTTCTGTCTACCTTTGTGTGCCTTGTTTTTTTCGCTCATTTGAATTATCTGGTCGACGTCTATCAGATGTACGCGGCGTCAGCGATTGCCGCCAATACGATTGCTCGAGCGGCGTCTGGAGCCGCCGCACCCTTGTTTACCAGGCAGATGTTCACCGCGCTGGGTGTCGGCGGAGGTGGCAGTCTGGTCGCCGGTATCGCGACCTTGCTGGCCATTATTCCGTTCCTGTTCCGCCGATACGGAAAGCAGATCAGGGTGCGCAGCAGATTTGCTCCGACACCTGATGAAGAGCGGGAGAAGCGAGGGCAGGATGAAGAGCAATGTTCAGACTAG